A genomic segment from Streptosporangium roseum DSM 43021 encodes:
- a CDS encoding MFS transporter yields the protein MESNTVRAEPDPRRWWILGVLCLSLLVLVVDNTVLNLAIPALMTDLGASPSDIQWIIDAYILVFAGLLLTSGSLSDRYGRKRFLIIGLVLFGGASLIALLVTEPWQLVAARALMGVGGSILMPSTLSILITVFDDSERRKAIAAWSAVAAVGVIAGPTLGGFLLEHYWWGSIFLLNVPIAVVAIVAAVLLMPETRGPARKLDPVGVLLSTVGMSALVFVVISAPGKGWTSSPVLVAAALAVLALGGFVLWERRAEQPMLPLELFRDRNFSGSSFSIVLMSFGTGALLLMLTQYLQFVLGYGPMQAGFALLPYAVAAALFNGVGAALGQKVSNRTLVALGLGVMALGFGVLAFMTADTGYGLMITGLMLMGVGGGLAGPAAYATLMGAVPSEHAGVGSALNDTVQQVGMALSVAVLGSVLAGVYTSSMPAGAPAVARDSIGGAILLGDPGLIRTARDAFVSAMSFGSWVGVGFTLAAAVLAFMVLRPAPAAPAAEPGLVETGS from the coding sequence GTGGAATCGAACACTGTACGGGCCGAGCCCGACCCCCGGCGTTGGTGGATCCTGGGAGTGCTCTGCCTGAGCCTGCTGGTCCTCGTGGTGGACAACACCGTGCTGAACCTGGCCATCCCGGCCTTGATGACGGACCTGGGCGCCAGCCCCTCCGACATCCAGTGGATCATCGACGCCTACATCCTGGTCTTCGCCGGTCTGCTGCTCACCTCGGGCAGCCTGTCCGACCGCTACGGACGCAAGCGTTTCCTGATCATCGGCCTCGTCCTCTTCGGCGGGGCCTCGCTGATCGCGCTGCTGGTCACCGAGCCCTGGCAGCTCGTCGCCGCACGCGCGCTGATGGGCGTCGGCGGCTCGATCCTGATGCCGAGCACCCTGTCGATCCTGATCACCGTCTTCGACGACAGCGAGCGCCGCAAGGCCATCGCCGCCTGGAGCGCGGTGGCCGCGGTCGGTGTGATCGCCGGCCCCACGCTGGGCGGTTTCCTGCTGGAGCACTACTGGTGGGGCTCGATCTTCCTGCTCAACGTGCCGATCGCCGTCGTCGCCATCGTCGCGGCCGTGCTGCTGATGCCCGAGACGCGCGGCCCGGCCCGCAAGCTCGACCCGGTCGGCGTGCTGCTGTCCACCGTCGGCATGAGCGCCCTGGTCTTCGTGGTCATCTCGGCGCCCGGTAAGGGCTGGACCTCCTCCCCGGTGCTGGTGGCCGCCGCGCTGGCCGTGCTGGCGCTGGGCGGGTTCGTGCTCTGGGAGCGGCGGGCCGAGCAGCCGATGCTGCCGCTCGAACTGTTCCGCGACCGCAACTTCAGCGGCTCGTCGTTCTCGATCGTGCTGATGTCGTTCGGCACCGGCGCGCTGCTGCTGATGCTCACCCAGTATCTGCAGTTCGTGCTGGGCTACGGTCCCATGCAGGCCGGTTTCGCACTGCTGCCGTACGCCGTGGCCGCCGCGCTCTTCAACGGCGTCGGCGCGGCCCTCGGGCAGAAGGTCAGCAACCGCACGCTGGTCGCGCTGGGGCTGGGCGTGATGGCACTCGGCTTCGGCGTGCTCGCCTTCATGACCGCCGACACCGGGTACGGCCTGATGATCACGGGTCTGATGCTCATGGGCGTCGGCGGCGGTCTGGCGGGCCCGGCGGCCTACGCGACCCTGATGGGCGCGGTGCCGTCCGAGCACGCTGGCGTGGGATCGGCGCTCAACGACACCGTCCAGCAGGTGGGGATGGCGCTCAGCGTGGCCGTGCTCGGCAGCGTGCTGGCGGGGGTCTACACCTCCTCGATGCCCGCCGGGGCCCCGGCCGTCGCGCGGGACTCGATCGGCGGCGCGATCCTGCTCGGCGATCCGGGGCTGATCCGGACCGCCCGGGACGCGTTCGTCTCGGCCATGTCGTTCGGCTCCTGGGTGGGCGTCGGCTTCACCCTCGCGGCCGCCGTGCTGGCGTTCATGGTGCTGCGCCCGGCCCCGGCGGCCCCGGCCGCGGAGCCGGGCCTGGTGGAGACGGGGAGCTGA
- a CDS encoding DMT family transporter, whose protein sequence is MRRGVVATLVSAAAFGLMPVFAFYAYGTGMSVTTLLLLRFAIAAAVFLGWLGLRGRLGRLTGRQWATLALLGGGMYAAQSLLYFTAVQRIAPALAVLLLYLYPGLVSVLSAVVERTRMSWSVVGPILVSLAGLTLVVGRLDAGLDLPGVLAAVGAAVAYAFYIVLGSRVSASLSPAVTTAYLTMFATGSFALLGLALGGLDLGFAPAGWGWAAAVAIVSTVLAIALFFVGATTLGPVRASILSMLEPVVAVLAAWLLLGGTLSWPQLAGGAVVLAGAVWGILATPVRGDASPGDPAGEETTAVSASP, encoded by the coding sequence ATGCGACGCGGTGTCGTGGCGACGCTGGTCTCGGCGGCGGCGTTCGGGCTCATGCCCGTCTTCGCGTTCTACGCGTACGGCACGGGGATGTCGGTGACGACGCTCCTGCTGCTACGGTTCGCGATCGCGGCTGCGGTGTTCCTGGGCTGGCTGGGGCTGCGTGGCAGGCTCGGTCGGCTGACGGGGCGGCAGTGGGCGACCCTCGCGCTGCTGGGCGGCGGCATGTACGCGGCCCAGTCGCTGCTGTACTTCACGGCGGTCCAGCGCATCGCGCCGGCCCTCGCGGTGCTGCTGCTGTACCTGTATCCGGGGCTGGTCTCGGTCCTGTCGGCGGTGGTGGAGCGGACGCGCATGAGCTGGAGCGTCGTCGGGCCGATCCTGGTGTCGCTGGCCGGGCTGACGCTGGTGGTGGGCCGGCTCGACGCGGGCCTCGACCTTCCCGGCGTGCTCGCGGCGGTCGGGGCCGCCGTGGCCTACGCCTTCTACATCGTCCTGGGCAGCAGGGTGTCCGCCTCGCTGTCTCCCGCGGTCACCACGGCCTATCTGACGATGTTCGCCACGGGGTCGTTCGCGCTCCTCGGGCTGGCGCTCGGCGGGCTGGACCTCGGCTTCGCGCCGGCGGGCTGGGGCTGGGCGGCGGCTGTGGCGATCGTGTCGACCGTGCTCGCGATCGCGCTGTTCTTCGTCGGGGCGACGACGCTCGGCCCGGTCCGCGCGTCGATCCTCAGCATGCTGGAGCCCGTCGTGGCGGTGCTCGCCGCGTGGCTGCTGCTGGGCGGGACCCTGTCGTGGCCGCAGCTCGCGGGCGGTGCGGTCGTGCTGGCCGGCGCGGTCTGGGGCATCCTGGCGACTCCCGTCCGTGGCGATGCCTCGCCGGGGGACCCGGCGGGGGAGGAGACCACGGCCGTGTCGGCGTCCCCGTAG
- a CDS encoding EamA family transporter has translation MPRPVSKGLVLAAVSAICFGFSGPLAKSLIDAGLTPLQAVWTRLAGAAFMLLVATALVRPSALVVPRHRLRFVAAYSLVGFAAVQAFYYGTIARLPVGVAVLLEYASPVLVLAWVRLVRRARLPRAAAVGAVLAVGGLACVVEVWRGVRLDGLGLVLGLGTAVCAAVYFLLSQEAGHDIHPLGALTWGLAGAAVVLTPLAAPWRLPWHLFTADLALGGRMLPAPVAIGWLVVVGTVVAYATGIAAVRVLTAAVGATVASLEVLASVVIAWALLGEALGAPQMLGGALVLAGALLAQKAVARARSRPVSAPGVDSAAPVRAAV, from the coding sequence ATGCCCCGTCCGGTTAGCAAGGGTCTGGTCCTCGCGGCCGTCTCAGCGATCTGTTTCGGCTTCTCCGGGCCTCTGGCCAAGTCGCTCATCGACGCGGGGCTGACGCCTCTGCAGGCGGTGTGGACGAGACTCGCCGGGGCGGCGTTCATGCTGCTCGTCGCCACCGCTCTGGTCAGGCCGTCCGCCCTCGTCGTCCCCCGGCACCGGCTGCGTTTCGTCGCCGCCTACAGCCTGGTCGGCTTCGCCGCGGTGCAGGCCTTCTACTACGGGACGATCGCCCGGCTGCCGGTGGGGGTGGCGGTGCTGCTGGAGTACGCCTCGCCGGTCCTGGTCCTGGCCTGGGTGCGGCTGGTGCGCCGGGCACGGCTGCCGCGCGCCGCCGCGGTCGGCGCCGTGCTGGCGGTCGGCGGGCTCGCCTGCGTCGTCGAGGTGTGGCGGGGCGTCCGTCTTGACGGGCTCGGCCTCGTGCTGGGCCTGGGGACGGCCGTCTGCGCCGCCGTGTACTTCCTGCTCAGTCAGGAGGCGGGCCATGACATCCATCCACTCGGCGCGCTCACCTGGGGGCTGGCCGGCGCGGCCGTCGTGCTCACGCCCCTGGCCGCGCCCTGGCGCCTGCCCTGGCACCTGTTCACCGCCGACCTCGCGCTGGGCGGCCGGATGCTGCCGGCTCCCGTGGCGATCGGCTGGCTGGTCGTGGTCGGGACCGTGGTCGCCTATGCCACCGGCATCGCGGCGGTGCGGGTCCTGACCGCAGCGGTCGGAGCGACGGTCGCCTCGCTTGAGGTGCTCGCCAGCGTGGTCATCGCATGGGCGTTGCTGGGCGAGGCCCTCGGCGCCCCCCAGATGCTCGGCGGCGCCCTGGTGCTGGCGGGCGCGCTCCTCGCCCAGAAGGCCGTGGCCCGAGCCCGATCCCGCCCGGTCTCCGCCCCCGGCGTGGACTCCGCCGCTCCTGTGCGCGCCGCGGTCTGA
- a CDS encoding hybrid sensor histidine kinase/response regulator: protein MTETSGTAGRGSAATASGVKELDLRQLLAGLTAVRDGDFGTRLPDDGDGLLKEIATVFNGMVDQLSLFTSEVTRVAREVGTEGQLGGQADVPGVSGTWKDLTDSVNAMAGNLTDQVRDIAQVATAVATGDLSQKITVDVRGEILELKNTLNTMVDQLSSFADEVTRVAREVGTEGRLGGQAEVTGVAGTWRDLTDSVNFMAGNLTDQVRSIAQVTTAVAKGDLSQKITVDARGEILELKNTINTMVDQLSSFADEVTRVAREVGTDGRLGGQADVKGVSGTWRDLTDSVNYMAGNLTDQVRNISQVATAVARGDLSQKITVSARGEILELKNTLNTMVDQLSSFADEVTRVAREVGTDGRLGGQADVKGVSGTWKALTESVNVMADNLTAQVRSIAQVTTAVAKGDLSQKIRVDARGEIMELKETINTMVDQLSAFADEVTRVAREVGTEGNLGGQATVRGVSGTWKDLTDNVNSMANNLTSQVRSIAQVTTAVAKGDLSQKITVEAKGEVAALAQTINTMVDTLSAFADEVTRVAREVGTEGELGGQARVPNVAGTWKDLTDNVNSMANNLTNQVRNIAQVTTAVAQGDLTKKIDVDARGEILELKTTINTMVDQLSSFAAEVTRVAREVGSEGRLGGQAEVEGVSGTWKRLTENVNELAGNLTRQVRAIAEVTSAVTSGDLTRSITVDASGEVAELKDNINSMVQSLRETTLANQEQDWLKSNLARISGLMQGHRDLAIVAELVMNELAPLVSAQYGTFLLAEEISEGAELRVVGGYGHRETGRCYGFGDSLVGQAALAKRPILVEDIAAGYLTISSSLGAAGPVNLIVLPIIVEDQVLGVIELASLNRFTQVHRAFLEQLVETIGVNVNTIVANARTDSLLTESQRLAIELQVGQEELQRSNAELEEKAELLARQNRDIETKNSEIEQARQELEDRAKQLALASKYKSEFLANMSHELRTPLNSLLILAQLLAQNPARNLTAKQVEYANVIHSAGTDLLQLINDILDLSKIEAGKMNISLESLPLRQLLDYVEATFRPLTTEKGLRFDVTVASDVPGELLMDEQRLRQVLRNLLSNAVKFTETGSVQLRIERAGRMELLGVPGQETLAFHVVDTGIGIAEENLSQIFDAFQQADGTTSRKYGGTGLGLSISREIAALFNGEIRAVSALGEGSTFSLCLPIADITPSAVATAAGGSAAVRPSAQASARPGTAPERAGGEGRRLLVVESRPNGLLSQLAESVVADLTGTHGPVWVSTANDPVTALESLNRDDYHCVVLDLGMGHDGAAEFLRGLDDYPVLRELPVLAHHTRTLTRPQENLLKGRSNTQPLELLPSLDELRERITLHLSAQEPGHVLPLVQPSPDERPQALNEADTMLVNRKVLVVDDDVRNVFALTNILELHGMQVLYAENGRKGIEVLSRNEDVDLVLMDIMMPEMDGYAATAAIRKMPRFADLPIIAVTAKAMQGDRDKTLAAGASDYVTKPVDAQELLSRIQQWMGL, encoded by the coding sequence ATGACTGAGACTTCTGGCACTGCAGGACGTGGTTCCGCGGCGACCGCATCCGGTGTGAAAGAACTGGATCTCCGTCAGCTTCTGGCCGGACTCACGGCCGTGCGTGACGGCGACTTCGGCACGCGCCTGCCCGACGACGGCGACGGGCTGCTCAAGGAGATCGCCACCGTGTTCAACGGCATGGTGGACCAGCTCTCCCTGTTCACCTCCGAGGTGACGCGCGTGGCCCGCGAGGTGGGCACCGAGGGGCAGCTGGGCGGTCAGGCGGACGTGCCCGGCGTCTCCGGCACGTGGAAGGACCTGACGGACTCGGTCAACGCCATGGCGGGCAACCTCACCGACCAGGTCCGCGACATCGCGCAGGTCGCGACCGCGGTGGCGACCGGCGACCTGTCGCAGAAGATCACCGTGGACGTCCGGGGCGAGATCCTGGAGCTGAAGAACACCCTCAACACGATGGTGGACCAGCTGTCGTCCTTCGCCGACGAGGTCACGAGAGTGGCCCGCGAGGTGGGCACCGAGGGCCGGCTGGGCGGCCAGGCCGAGGTGACCGGGGTCGCCGGCACCTGGCGCGACCTCACCGACTCGGTGAACTTCATGGCGGGCAACCTCACCGACCAGGTCCGCTCCATCGCGCAGGTCACCACCGCGGTGGCCAAGGGCGACCTGTCGCAGAAGATCACCGTGGACGCCCGGGGTGAGATCCTGGAGCTGAAGAACACCATCAACACGATGGTCGACCAGCTGTCGTCCTTCGCCGACGAGGTCACCCGGGTCGCCCGCGAGGTGGGCACCGACGGCCGGCTCGGCGGCCAGGCCGACGTCAAGGGCGTCTCCGGCACCTGGCGCGACCTCACCGACTCGGTGAACTACATGGCGGGCAACCTCACCGACCAGGTGCGGAACATCTCGCAGGTGGCCACGGCGGTCGCCCGCGGCGACCTGTCGCAGAAGATCACCGTCTCGGCCCGGGGTGAGATCCTGGAGCTGAAGAACACCCTCAACACGATGGTGGACCAGCTGTCGTCCTTCGCCGACGAGGTCACGAGAGTGGCCCGCGAGGTGGGCACCGACGGCCGGCTGGGCGGCCAGGCCGACGTCAAGGGCGTCTCCGGCACCTGGAAGGCGCTCACCGAGTCGGTGAACGTGATGGCCGACAACCTCACGGCCCAGGTCCGCAGCATCGCGCAGGTCACCACGGCGGTGGCCAAGGGCGACCTGTCGCAGAAGATCCGGGTGGACGCGCGCGGGGAGATCATGGAGCTGAAGGAGACCATCAACACGATGGTCGACCAGCTCTCGGCCTTCGCCGACGAGGTCACCCGGGTCGCCCGGGAGGTCGGCACCGAGGGCAACCTCGGCGGCCAGGCCACCGTCCGCGGGGTGTCCGGCACGTGGAAGGACCTCACCGACAACGTCAACTCGATGGCCAACAACCTGACCAGCCAGGTGCGCTCCATCGCGCAGGTCACCACGGCGGTGGCCAAGGGCGACCTGTCGCAGAAGATCACTGTCGAGGCCAAGGGTGAGGTCGCCGCGCTCGCGCAGACCATCAACACCATGGTCGACACGCTGAGCGCGTTCGCCGACGAGGTCACCCGGGTCGCCCGGGAAGTGGGCACCGAGGGCGAGCTGGGCGGTCAGGCCCGCGTGCCCAACGTGGCCGGCACGTGGAAGGACCTCACCGACAACGTCAACTCGATGGCCAACAACCTGACCAACCAGGTCCGCAACATCGCCCAGGTCACCACCGCGGTCGCCCAGGGCGACCTGACCAAGAAGATCGACGTGGACGCCCGGGGCGAGATCCTGGAGCTGAAGACCACCATCAACACGATGGTGGACCAGCTGTCGTCCTTCGCCGCCGAGGTCACCCGGGTCGCCCGCGAAGTGGGCAGTGAGGGGCGGCTCGGCGGCCAGGCCGAGGTCGAGGGGGTCTCCGGGACCTGGAAGCGGCTGACGGAGAACGTCAACGAGCTGGCCGGCAACCTGACGCGCCAGGTCCGTGCGATCGCCGAGGTGACCAGCGCGGTGACCTCGGGCGACCTCACCCGGTCGATCACGGTCGACGCCTCCGGCGAGGTGGCCGAGCTCAAGGACAACATCAACTCCATGGTGCAGTCCCTGCGTGAGACCACCCTGGCCAACCAGGAGCAGGACTGGCTCAAGTCCAACCTGGCCCGCATCTCCGGCCTGATGCAGGGGCACCGCGACCTCGCCATCGTGGCCGAGCTGGTGATGAACGAGCTGGCCCCGCTGGTCTCGGCCCAGTACGGGACATTCCTGCTCGCGGAGGAGATCTCGGAGGGCGCGGAGCTGCGGGTGGTGGGCGGTTACGGTCACCGGGAGACCGGCCGCTGCTACGGGTTCGGCGACTCGCTCGTGGGACAGGCCGCGCTGGCCAAGCGCCCCATCCTGGTCGAGGACATCGCCGCCGGATACCTCACCATCTCCTCCAGCCTGGGGGCGGCCGGTCCGGTCAATCTCATCGTGCTGCCGATCATCGTCGAGGACCAGGTGCTCGGCGTGATCGAGCTGGCCAGCCTCAACCGCTTCACCCAGGTGCACCGGGCCTTCCTGGAGCAGCTGGTGGAGACCATCGGCGTCAACGTCAACACGATCGTCGCCAACGCCCGGACCGACTCCCTCCTCACGGAGTCGCAGCGGCTCGCGATCGAGCTGCAGGTCGGCCAGGAGGAGCTGCAGCGCTCCAACGCCGAGCTTGAGGAGAAGGCGGAGCTGCTGGCCCGGCAGAACCGCGACATCGAGACGAAGAACAGCGAGATCGAGCAGGCGAGGCAGGAGCTGGAGGACCGGGCCAAGCAGCTCGCGCTGGCCTCCAAGTACAAGAGCGAGTTCCTGGCCAACATGAGCCACGAGCTGCGCACCCCGCTCAACTCGCTGCTGATCCTCGCCCAGCTGCTGGCCCAGAACCCGGCCCGCAACCTCACCGCCAAGCAGGTGGAGTACGCCAACGTCATCCACTCGGCCGGCACCGACCTGCTCCAGCTGATCAACGACATCCTCGATCTGTCCAAGATCGAGGCGGGCAAGATGAACATCAGCCTTGAGTCCCTGCCGCTACGGCAGCTCCTCGACTACGTCGAGGCGACCTTCCGCCCGCTGACCACGGAGAAGGGCCTGCGCTTCGACGTCACCGTGGCCTCCGACGTCCCCGGCGAACTGCTCATGGACGAGCAGCGGCTACGCCAGGTGCTGCGGAACCTGCTGTCCAACGCGGTGAAGTTCACCGAGACGGGTTCGGTCCAGCTCCGCATCGAGCGGGCCGGGAGGATGGAGCTGCTGGGGGTCCCCGGGCAGGAGACCCTTGCCTTCCACGTCGTGGACACCGGCATCGGCATCGCCGAGGAGAACCTCTCCCAGATCTTCGACGCCTTCCAGCAGGCCGACGGCACCACCAGCCGCAAGTACGGCGGCACCGGGCTGGGCCTGTCCATCAGCCGCGAGATAGCCGCGCTGTTCAATGGTGAGATCCGGGCGGTCAGCGCCCTGGGCGAGGGCAGCACCTTCAGCCTCTGCCTGCCGATCGCGGACATCACCCCGAGCGCCGTGGCCACGGCGGCCGGCGGATCCGCGGCCGTCAGGCCCTCCGCGCAGGCCTCAGCGCGGCCGGGTACGGCGCCCGAGCGGGCAGGCGGGGAGGGCCGTCGCCTGCTCGTCGTGGAGTCGCGGCCCAACGGGCTGCTCTCCCAGCTCGCCGAGAGCGTCGTCGCCGACCTGACCGGGACGCACGGGCCGGTCTGGGTCTCCACCGCCAACGATCCGGTTACCGCCCTGGAGAGCCTGAACAGGGACGACTACCACTGCGTCGTGCTCGATCTGGGCATGGGGCACGACGGGGCGGCGGAGTTCCTCCGGGGGCTCGACGACTATCCGGTCCTGCGCGAGCTCCCCGTCCTCGCCCATCACACCCGTACGCTCACCCGGCCCCAGGAGAACCTGCTCAAGGGCCGCTCCAACACCCAGCCCCTGGAGCTCCTGCCCAGCCTCGACGAGCTGCGCGAACGCATCACCCTGCACCTGTCGGCCCAGGAGCCCGGCCACGTGCTGCCGCTGGTCCAGCCCAGTCCCGACGAACGGCCGCAGGCGCTGAACGAGGCCGACACCATGCTGGTGAACCGCAAGGTCCTGGTCGTCGACGACGACGTCCGCAACGTGTTCGCGCTGACCAACATCCTCGAACTCCACGGCATGCAGGTGCTCTACGCGGAGAACGGCCGCAAGGGCATCGAGGTGCTGTCGCGCAACGAGGACGTCGACCTGGTCCTGATGGACATCATGATGCCGGAGATGGACGGCTACGCCGCCACCGCCGCCATCCGCAAGATGCCGCGCTTCGCCGACCTGCCGATCATCGCGGTGACCGCCAAGGCGATGCAGGGCGACCGTGACAAGACCCTGGCCGCGGGGGCCAGTGACTACGTCACCAAGCCGGTCGACGCGCAGGAGCTGCTCTCCCGCATCCAGCAGTGGATGGGGCTGTGA
- a CDS encoding TetR/AcrR family transcriptional regulator C-terminal domain-containing protein produces the protein MKQHFSSVWTRESRPAKSTALSRDQIVRAAMELLDTEGLDALSMRRLGARLGSGATSIYWHVANKDELLELVMDEVFGKVALPDPSVVGWRDAVSMFAHGLRAALFEHPWSVALIGTRPSLGPNAMEISSRLLRTFSLAGFEGMALDYASSALMSYVLGVTTPEIAWRAAMAGAELSDEGLMAGMKSAVDKAAADHPELAARYAEYAGEDPGTSRELNFDFGLTCILDGLQERLRQASMEPRATRPGPATPHEARSSEA, from the coding sequence GTGAAACAGCACTTCAGCTCGGTCTGGACCCGCGAGAGCCGCCCCGCCAAGAGCACGGCGCTCAGCCGTGACCAGATCGTGCGCGCGGCCATGGAGCTGCTCGACACCGAAGGCCTCGACGCGCTGAGCATGCGCCGTCTGGGCGCCAGGCTCGGTTCCGGTGCGACCAGCATCTACTGGCACGTGGCCAACAAGGACGAGCTGCTCGAACTGGTCATGGACGAGGTCTTCGGCAAGGTCGCCCTGCCCGACCCCAGCGTGGTCGGCTGGCGGGACGCGGTCTCGATGTTCGCCCACGGCCTGCGCGCGGCGCTCTTCGAACACCCCTGGTCGGTCGCGCTGATCGGCACCAGACCGTCCCTGGGCCCCAACGCGATGGAGATATCGAGCCGGCTGCTGAGGACGTTCTCGCTGGCGGGGTTCGAGGGCATGGCACTGGACTACGCCTCGTCCGCGCTGATGTCCTACGTGCTGGGCGTGACCACACCCGAGATCGCCTGGCGCGCCGCCATGGCCGGCGCCGAGCTGAGCGACGAAGGGCTGATGGCCGGAATGAAGTCCGCGGTGGACAAGGCCGCCGCCGACCATCCCGAGCTGGCGGCACGCTACGCGGAGTACGCCGGCGAGGACCCGGGCACCAGCCGCGAGCTCAACTTCGACTTCGGCCTGACCTGCATCCTCGACGGCCTGCAGGAACGCCTGAGGCAGGCTTCCATGGAGCCCAGGGCCACGAGGCCCGGACCGGCGACCCCCCACGAGGCCAGAAGCTCCGAAGCCTGA
- a CDS encoding aspartate aminotransferase family protein, producing the protein MSDLLARHRAVMPNWLALYYNEPIEIVGGKGNRVVDASGKSYLDFFAGILTNMIGYDVPEVREAVERQLATGVVHTSTVYLLRGQVELAEKIAKLSGIKDAKVFFTNSGTEANETALLLATYARKSDQVLAMRQSYHGRSFGAVSVTSNRAWKNNSLSPLNVHFLHGADRHLTQFRGLSDADYIKACVDDLRHVLSTSVSDDVAALIAEPIQGVGGFTMAPDGLFAAYKEVLDEQGILFVSDEVQTGWGRTGSAFFGIQNHGVTPDMMTFAKGLGNGFAVGGVVARGDLMDNLHAVGLATFGGNPISMAAANATLDYVLDHDLQANAARTGALIIDGLREAAPRLPIVGDVRGKGLMFAVELVDPATGEPSPALAARFMEETKKAGLLAGKGGLYGNVLRMAPPLTLTPDEAAEGLGIIVNALEVINAEVVPS; encoded by the coding sequence ATGTCGGACCTTCTCGCACGCCACCGGGCGGTAATGCCCAACTGGCTGGCCCTCTATTACAACGAGCCCATCGAGATCGTCGGCGGCAAGGGCAACCGGGTCGTCGACGCGTCGGGGAAGAGCTATCTGGACTTCTTCGCGGGCATCCTGACCAACATGATCGGGTACGACGTGCCCGAGGTGCGCGAGGCCGTCGAGCGCCAGCTCGCCACCGGGGTCGTCCACACCTCCACGGTCTACCTGCTCCGAGGCCAGGTCGAGCTCGCCGAGAAGATCGCCAAGCTGTCCGGTATCAAGGACGCGAAGGTCTTCTTCACCAACTCCGGCACCGAGGCCAACGAGACCGCGCTGCTGCTGGCGACCTACGCGCGCAAGTCCGACCAGGTGCTCGCCATGCGGCAGAGCTACCACGGCCGCTCCTTCGGCGCGGTCAGCGTGACCAGCAACCGCGCATGGAAGAACAACTCGCTGTCGCCGCTGAACGTGCACTTCCTGCACGGCGCCGACCGGCACCTCACGCAGTTCCGCGGGCTGTCGGACGCCGACTACATCAAGGCGTGCGTCGACGACCTGCGCCACGTGCTCTCCACGTCCGTCTCCGACGACGTGGCCGCGCTCATCGCCGAGCCGATCCAGGGTGTCGGCGGGTTCACCATGGCCCCCGACGGGCTGTTCGCCGCCTACAAGGAGGTCCTGGACGAGCAGGGCATCCTGTTCGTCTCCGACGAGGTGCAGACCGGCTGGGGCCGTACCGGCTCGGCCTTCTTCGGCATCCAGAACCACGGCGTCACGCCGGACATGATGACCTTCGCCAAGGGGCTGGGCAACGGCTTCGCGGTCGGCGGCGTCGTGGCCCGCGGCGACCTGATGGACAACCTGCACGCGGTCGGTCTCGCGACCTTCGGCGGCAACCCGATCTCGATGGCCGCCGCCAACGCGACGCTGGACTACGTCCTCGACCACGACCTGCAGGCGAACGCCGCCCGGACCGGTGCCCTGATCATCGACGGGCTCCGCGAGGCCGCGCCGCGCCTGCCGATCGTCGGCGACGTCCGCGGGAAGGGCCTGATGTTCGCCGTCGAGCTCGTCGACCCGGCGACCGGCGAGCCCTCCCCGGCACTCGCGGCCCGGTTCATGGAGGAGACCAAGAAGGCCGGTCTGCTCGCGGGCAAGGGCGGCCTGTACGGCAACGTGCTCCGCATGGCCCCGCCGCTCACCCTGACGCCGGACGAGGCCGCCGAGGGCCTCGGGATCATCGTCAACGCACTCGAAGTCATCAACGCCGAGGTGGTCCCGTCGTGA